A region of Brevundimonas sp. NIBR10 DNA encodes the following proteins:
- a CDS encoding DUF2271 domain-containing protein, producing MKLLPLALTTATLATGLVATSASAADLSVSVELPRINSASYHRPYVAIWIERQDQTAVRTLAVWYQQTRNNEGDGKDWLKDIRTWWRKGGRAMTMPADGISGATRAPGRQTVTMPGARLSGLPAGQYNIVVEAARELGGRESVRVPFRWGAANTGSARGATELGAVSVTVTR from the coding sequence ATGAAATTGCTTCCCCTCGCCCTCACGACTGCGACCCTGGCCACGGGTCTGGTCGCGACGTCCGCCTCGGCCGCCGATCTGAGCGTGTCGGTCGAGCTGCCGCGCATCAACAGCGCGTCTTATCACCGGCCCTATGTCGCCATCTGGATCGAGCGTCAGGACCAGACGGCGGTGCGTACCCTGGCCGTCTGGTATCAGCAGACCCGCAACAACGAGGGCGACGGCAAGGACTGGCTCAAGGACATCCGGACCTGGTGGAGGAAGGGCGGCCGCGCCATGACCATGCCCGCCGACGGAATCTCGGGCGCGACCCGCGCGCCGGGTCGCCAGACCGTGACCATGCCGGGTGCCCGCCTGTCGGGTCTGCCCGCCGGGCAATACAACATCGTCGTCGAGGCGGCCCGCGAGTTGGGCGGTCGCGAGTCCGTACGCGTTCCGTTCCGCTGGGGCGCGGCCAACACCGGCTCTGCCCGGGGCGCGACCGAGCTCGGCGCCGTTTCCGTCACCGTCACCCGCTAA
- a CDS encoding PepSY-associated TM helix domain-containing protein, protein MTDAAAPPRPQTPEKAPAQAPAQAPALNRARAFWLKQLHSWHWISAGLSLACMILFAITGITLNHAAQIKAEPVVTEQTATLPAPLLARLAEMPEETTGPVPDAVARWASDTLKASVAGKPTETTPEEVYVALPRPGGDGWITIDRATGEAVMEVTNQGWIAYVNDLHKGRNTGPVWYWFNDIFAVACIIFAITGLILLWLHSRSRPSTWPLVGLGLVIPVVIALIFIH, encoded by the coding sequence GTGACCGACGCCGCAGCCCCCCCGCGCCCCCAGACGCCCGAGAAAGCCCCGGCCCAGGCTCCGGCCCAGGCCCCGGCGCTGAACCGGGCGCGCGCCTTCTGGCTCAAGCAGCTACACAGCTGGCACTGGATCTCGGCGGGGCTGAGCCTGGCCTGCATGATCCTGTTCGCCATCACCGGCATCACCCTGAACCACGCGGCCCAGATCAAGGCCGAACCCGTGGTGACCGAGCAGACCGCCACCCTGCCCGCGCCCCTGCTGGCCCGGCTGGCCGAGATGCCGGAGGAGACGACAGGCCCGGTGCCCGACGCGGTGGCGCGCTGGGCGTCCGATACGCTCAAGGCCTCCGTCGCCGGCAAGCCGACCGAGACGACGCCGGAAGAGGTCTATGTCGCCCTGCCCCGGCCCGGCGGCGACGGCTGGATCACCATCGACCGGGCGACCGGCGAGGCGGTCATGGAGGTCACGAACCAGGGCTGGATCGCCTATGTCAACGACCTGCACAAGGGGCGGAACACCGGGCCGGTCTGGTACTGGTTCAACGACATCTTCGCCGTCGCCTGCATCATCTTCGCGATCACGGGCCTGATCCTGTTGTGGCTGCATTCGCGCAGCCGGCCATCGACCTGGCCCCTGGTCGGGCTGGGCCTCGTGATCCCCGTCGTGATCGCCCTGATCTTCATTCACTGA